In Phocoena phocoena chromosome 11, mPhoPho1.1, whole genome shotgun sequence, one DNA window encodes the following:
- the COPS7A gene encoding COP9 signalosome complex subunit 7a: MSAEVKVTGQNQEQFLLLAKSAKGAALATLIHQVLEAPGVYVFGELLDMPNVRELAESDFASTFRLLTVFAYGTYADYLAEARNLPPLTEAQKNKLRHLSVVTLAAKVKCIPYAELLEALALRNVRQLEDLVIEAVYADVLRGSLDQRNQRLEVDYSIGRDIQRQDLSAIARTLQEWCVGCEVVLSGIEEQVSRANQHKEQQLGLKQHIESEVANLKKTIKVTTAAAAAATSQDPEQHLTELREPAPGGSQRQPSKKASKGKGLRGSAKIWSKSN; this comes from the exons ATGAGTGCCGAGGTGAAGGTGACAGGGCAGAACCAGGAGCAATTTCTGCTCCTGGCCAAGTCGGCCAAGGGGGCAGCGCTGGCCACTCTCATCCACCAGGTGCTGGAGGCCCCTGGTGTCTACGTGTTTGGGGAACTGCTGGATATGCCTAATGTTAGAGAG CTGGCTGAGAGTGACTTTGCTTCCACGTTCCGGCTGCTCACGGTGTTTGCTTATGGGACGTATGCTGACTACTTAG ctGAAGCCCGGAATCTTCCCCCACTCACAGAGGCTCAGAAGAATAAGCTTCGACACCTGTCAGTCGTCACCCTGGCTGCCAAAGTCAAG TGCATCCCATACGCAGAGCTGCTGGAGGCCCTGGCCCTGCGGAACGTGCGGCAGCTGGAAGACCTCGTCATCGAGGCCGTGTACGCCGACGTGCTGCGCGGCTCCCTGGACCAGCGCAACCAGCGGCTGGAGGTGGACTACAGCATCGGGCGGGACATCCAGCGCCAGGACCTCAGTGCCATCGCCCGAACCCTGCAGGAGTG GTGTGTGGGCTGCGAGGTGGTGCTGTCAGGCATCGAGGAGCAGGTGAGCCGCGCCAACCAGCACAAGGAGCAGCAGCTGGGCCTGAAGCAGCACATTGAGAGCGAG GTTGCCAACCTGAAAAAAACCATTAAAGTCACAACAGCTGCCGCCGCCGCGGCCACATCTCAGGACCCCGAGCAGCACCTGACGGAGCTGCGGGAACCGGCTCCAGGCGGCAGCCAGCGCCAGCCTAGCAAGAAAGCCTCGAAGGGCAAGGG GCTCCGAGGGAGCGCCAAGATTTGGTCCAAGTCGAACTGA